A genomic stretch from Streptococcus oralis includes:
- a CDS encoding ISLre2 family transposase translates to MLDERLFKENLLESSGKDFLNWIKSYDDSQVPIMKRRGYTCIHSMERTVAFTFGEFTFRRRRWKKGDKWIIPVDDKLGLERNTRYSREFMYQIAKLSTMMSYGKVIQVIEMTYNIVITKPTVVKAVKLCADLLRKQESYQSYQESNEIKEKVDVIYVEGDGVMVKSSDKNLNNRRIDLSHFVVHTGSKKIGSKRFELQNKKEFISPKNRLVREQVIDYLTNTFEISKETIFVTNSDGGHGYTPYVFKEMAKILRVSRHEHFWDEYHLNHSLKSFFNSYPSELLEKAFQAIQRHDKSLLRSVLDTTEALIETQEEIEQFYKFKRRLLQNFQYTKPAELRGLSHSGIGIMESQHRKITYRMKRGGKYWTEKGAEAMSKMILLADKDELRELLLGSWIVDYDQIQEQRGLSGGEVRRLESKKTSQYMPTGKITWKKFKP, encoded by the coding sequence GTGCTAGATGAACGTTTATTCAAGGAAAATTTATTAGAGAGTAGCGGTAAAGATTTTTTAAATTGGATAAAATCTTATGATGATTCACAAGTGCCTATCATGAAGCGAAGAGGTTATACCTGTATTCATTCAATGGAGCGAACAGTAGCTTTTACATTTGGGGAATTTACTTTTAGGAGAAGGCGTTGGAAAAAAGGAGATAAGTGGATAATTCCTGTTGATGATAAATTGGGTTTAGAGAGAAATACTAGGTATTCCAGAGAATTTATGTACCAAATAGCTAAATTATCTACTATGATGTCTTATGGAAAAGTGATACAAGTGATTGAAATGACTTATAATATTGTAATTACAAAACCTACAGTCGTTAAGGCAGTTAAACTATGTGCTGATTTGTTGAGGAAACAGGAAAGTTACCAGTCTTATCAAGAATCAAACGAAATAAAAGAGAAAGTAGATGTCATCTACGTAGAGGGAGATGGTGTAATGGTAAAATCAAGTGATAAAAATCTAAATAATCGCCGTATTGATCTTTCTCATTTTGTCGTACATACAGGAAGTAAAAAGATAGGGAGTAAGAGATTTGAACTGCAAAACAAAAAGGAATTTATTTCACCCAAAAATCGTTTAGTGAGAGAGCAGGTAATAGACTATTTAACTAATACTTTCGAGATTAGTAAAGAAACTATTTTTGTCACTAATTCAGATGGAGGGCATGGCTATACACCGTATGTCTTTAAAGAAATGGCAAAGATACTCAGAGTAAGTCGCCATGAGCATTTTTGGGACGAATATCATCTTAATCATAGTTTAAAGAGCTTTTTCAATTCTTATCCATCAGAGCTTTTAGAGAAAGCATTTCAAGCGATTCAAAGGCATGATAAAAGTTTATTACGTAGTGTTTTAGATACGACAGAGGCTTTAATAGAGACTCAGGAAGAGATAGAACAGTTCTATAAATTTAAACGGCGCCTTCTTCAAAATTTTCAATATACCAAGCCTGCAGAATTGAGAGGCCTTTCACATTCTGGAATAGGTATAATGGAAAGTCAGCATCGTAAAATTACTTACCGTATGAAGAGAGGTGGAAAATATTGGACAGAAAAAGGAGCAGAAGCAATGAGTAAAATGATACTCTTGGCTGATAAAGACGAACTTCGGGAATTATTATTGGGGTCTTGGATTGTTGACTATGATCAAATTCAAGAGCAAAGAGGGCTATCTGGTGGGGAGGTTAGACGCTTAGAGTCTAAAAAAACAAGTCAATATATGCCAACTGGGAAAATTACCTGGAAGAAATTTAAACCCTGA
- the rpsD gene encoding 30S ribosomal protein S4, with amino-acid sequence MSRYTGPSWKQARRLGLSLTGTGKELARRNYVPGQHGPNNRSKLSEYGLQLAEKQKLRFTYGVGEKQFRNLFVQATKIKGGILGFNFMLLLERRLDNVVYRLGLATTRRQARQFVNHGHILVDGKRVDIPSYRVTPGQVISVREKSLKVPAILEAVEATLGRPAFVSFDAEKLEGSLTRLPERDEINPEINEALVVEFYNKML; translated from the coding sequence ATGTCACGTTATACAGGACCATCTTGGAAACAAGCTCGTCGCCTTGGCCTTTCACTTACAGGTACAGGTAAAGAATTGGCACGTCGTAACTACGTACCAGGTCAACACGGACCAAACAACCGTTCTAAATTGTCAGAATACGGTTTGCAATTGGCTGAAAAACAAAAACTTCGTTTCACTTACGGTGTAGGTGAAAAACAATTCCGTAACTTGTTCGTACAAGCTACAAAAATCAAAGGCGGAATCCTAGGTTTCAACTTCATGCTTCTTTTGGAACGTCGTTTGGATAACGTTGTTTACCGTCTTGGTCTTGCGACTACTCGTCGTCAAGCTCGTCAATTCGTAAACCACGGTCACATCCTTGTTGACGGAAAACGCGTTGATATCCCATCATACCGCGTAACTCCAGGTCAAGTGATCTCAGTTCGTGAAAAATCATTGAAAGTTCCAGCAATCCTTGAAGCTGTTGAAGCAACTCTTGGACGTCCAGCATTCGTATCATTCGACGCTGAAAAATTGGAAGGTTCATTGACTCGCTTGCCAGAACGTGACGAAATCAACCCAGAAATCAACGAAGCACTTGTCGTTGAATTCTACAACAAAATGCTTTAA